From a single Nicotiana tabacum cultivar K326 chromosome 8, ASM71507v2, whole genome shotgun sequence genomic region:
- the LOC142163478 gene encoding secreted RxLR effector protein 161-like, producing MRYLQRTKDSMLVYKKVDNLDVLVYSDFDFAGFQDTMKSTSGYIFMLGGGAISGKSEKQSITATSIIEVEFIACFETASHAVWMKNFLTKLQIVNFISKPVTIFCDNSAVVLFFKNNKRL from the coding sequence ATGAGATATCTACAACGCACCAAAGACTCCATGCTTGTGTACAAAAAAGTTGATAATCTGGACGTGCTGGTATATTCAGATTTCGATTTTGCAGGTTTTCAAGATACTATGAAATCAACTTCTGGGTATATTTTTATGTTGGGTGGAGGTGCTATTTCTGGGAAAAGTGAGAAACAGAGCATCACTGCTACATCTATAATAGAAGTTGAGTTTATTGCTTGTTTTGAGACTGCTTCACATGCTGTCTGGATGAAGAATTTTCTTACTAAATTGCAAATTGTGAATTTTATATCTAAGCCGGTGACTATTTTCTGTGACAACAGTGCAGTTGTATTATTCTTTAAGAATAACAAGAGGCTCTAA